The Apium graveolens cultivar Ventura chromosome 10, ASM990537v1, whole genome shotgun sequence nucleotide sequence ACCCGTGAACTTCTGCAGCTGCAATTAACCAACTTACCAAGAATTTGGCTTGTGAATGGGCAAATGACAAAATTCGTGTCAACACTGTCGCACCATATGGTGTCAGAACAACAATGGGAGCACCGGTACTACTTCTTTCAAAACTAAAATTTACTCTTATAAGACATAAAGTCTCTGTTCTTCCTTTACGCTGCAACtattttcttttttcttcatTAATGATTTATGGAAATTGTAAAATTTCAACTCCAGGAAGGACTTGATAAATCAGTTAGAGATACACTAGGATCTTTGATGAGTAGAATTCCTCTCCGAATGATAGCAGAACCTAATGAAGTTTCATCTGTGGCAACATTCCTATGCCTTCCTGCAGCTTACTGGGCAAGTTATTGTTGTTGATGGTGGATACACAGCTGGTGGTTTTAAACTTGGTTGATCTTTATGATTTTACATCTTGCAACAGCATATTCATTTTCTTGTGCTTGCAAGTGTCTATGTAAGACTGGCTTCTGTTCTTCGTCCTGTGTGCTTATGAATAAGACCCTGAATGCGTGTTCTTGTAATTTTGATATCAGATATTAAGCTGCTTTACTTCACAAGTTTTAAGAGATCATAGAAGCCACCTTGTTTCTTTTTCAGTTTTTTCAACATTTAGCTTGTGATTGAGTTGATATCTAAGTACCCGATCATATTGGGTTTATTTTCCTTTGGTAATTGATTTATCTGGAAAATCAAAAGACCTAACAGCATTCATTTGATTGGCTCCAAATTAAGAATGAAAATATATACACAACTCAAATTAAAAATAGTATTCCAAATATGTATCTGCTGCTGTAATCTGCATTCTCTTATTAAACACAAAGAAAGCATCAACATAAATTCAAGTTCCCCGAACAAGCAAATAGTTCAAACCTATGAAGGTCCTAAAAAGAGAGTGTTTTACGTGTACAAACCAAATTTCAGATAGATGAGATCTATGTTACTGTAAAAGTTGCATCAACGGCCAGAAGATATCTAATCTGTGGAAGCCTCTTGGAACCTGTTTGCACAGAGAAATGTATTCACGAAAAAAATCTTTTCCATTGTCATTTGAGGTTTAGATCAAAGTATAATTTGACATGTGAAAGGCAATTAAGCTACATACCTCGACAATGAAGCGTGCCCATGTGCTTCCTAGGTGATTCTCCATCCCACCTTTTAATATAGTCAATTCCAAACGACGAATTACCTCAGCAATATCCAGGAAGTTTCCATGATCACCGCATAGCATCTGTCAGTTGAAAATATTGTTATCATACTAAAAAGCCAATGCCTGTCCAGTGAGCAGTGGAGGTATAGTACTTGATCAGTAATACTGACTGTAAATAAACTTATCCAGACCTCAATTAGCATGGTCCCGGGAAATTCAAGATCTTCAACTATTATGGGGCATAGTTGTTGCTCGCTTCCCAGATCGTAAGCCCAGCTTGCCCCATTCTGTTGACCGTCATTTCTGTTAGCAGATTTCCGGTTCTTTCCTTGAGCTGCCTGAATATTGGTTTTTGATATTAATTTTCACGTGCAAAGCTCTGTAACTTCTTAACTCTAAAtagaaaataatatataattaatttcaaaattaaAAGTTCTTATCTAATGCAAGGGTTAAATGTTTTTACCTCTTGATGAATTACTTGTCTCAGCTTATCAGCCTGATCAGTAACGcttctcaagaacatcatgtgCTGTATGGTTCTATCTAAAAGACCGTCAATGCTACACTGAATATATGAAATACAGAATTTTAAGAAATAAGGAAAGAGAACATGTTATGCAAGGAAAGAAAGATAATAATTTAATATCACTGATAATAATTACCAACCAAGTCTAACCCTTAAGGACTCTCACCTTTACACCATCTGGAACCAAATCACGCAATTCTTTGAGACGATCCTGGATCAGTTGCCTGTCCCGTGGCCTAGCCTTTTGATTCTCGGCAGCTTTGGATCTTCGTTTGCTGTCATTGGATAGTTTTGACCCCTTTCTAGGATGTGTGCGAGGACGCCCTTTTTTCTGATTCTCTTCTCCGGTCAATTCACTTGTCATAGTCTGAAAGGAAGAAGCTGATGGTGAAGCAATACCACTGGCTTTTTTAACTCTATCCATAACCGAAAATGTCACACAGCTTTGTGGCTCTGCATCATTTACAACCAAGGTGCTTTCAGATTGACATTGTTGCTTAGGAAAAGCAGGTTGCAATGTGGCTGTAGATGACTTGATATTGCTAAAACTACTTGATATGTTCTTATCCAAGCTAAAATCTACACCGCCAAGTACAAACTCTAACATATGATCATTATCATCTTTCAGTAAAGGACCACTTGTTTCCAAGACAGCTGGCTCAGTGTAACTATTGAAATTACCGCTGCTTGTCAAATTTGAGAAGTTGTAATCTTCCTCTGCTAAAATAGGGCTATCCCGTGAGGATATACTGTGGGGTCCCATTTTTGTTGGACCAAGTGCTTTGTGAAGTTCACAGTCTTTTGGAAAGCTGAAGAGAGTGCCAAAATTATCAGCATCCTTGTCGAATGGTGACTGTGTGGTAAAAACCCTGTCCGAACTAGATTGTGAATTTGTAGCAAATTCTCCAAGTGCACCCATATTGCCGTTGAAGGGGTGAAATTGTTCTGGGACACTAGGAAACTCAAAGAATCTATTCTCCACGTCTGTTGTGTTGGAATTAAGTTGCTGATAAAGTGGTACACAGCCTTCAGATCCTTCCGTTGAATAGATCGTTAGGACACTAGCATCATTGCCAATATAATTGGTTGAAATTTTCAGCATATCTTCCAGATGTATTTC carries:
- the LOC141689721 gene encoding transcription factor EMB1444-like isoform X2; translated protein: MESSALRQLLQSFCYNSPWKYALFWKFQQHNQMHLTLEEVYCQTPQQRNSVEGILDNIRCNGSHRYSSHEDESKFNNEYTCTDPVELALAYMSSAQHTLADGIVGEVAHSGNYCWASADGMSIGALSFKPQCPDSWVFQFAAGIKTVLLVPVVPHGVLQLGSLNMIAEDQAVVANVKNIFFDFQQLVGRFGLISENMQLPVYSASSIMCPLVDNIMSDRTVNHIKSEHSNEISNIRQLHVASTTNLITQSKSEDISGEIHLEDMLKISTNYIGNDASVLTIYSTEGSEGCVPLYQQLNSNTTDVENRFFEFPSVPEQFHPFNGNMGALGEFATNSQSSSDRVFTTQSPFDKDADNFGTLFSFPKDCELHKALGPTKMGPHSISSRDSPILAEEDYNFSNLTSSGNFNSYTEPAVLETSGPLLKDDNDHMLEFVLGGVDFSLDKNISSSFSNIKSSTATLQPAFPKQQCQSESTLVVNDAEPQSCVTFSVMDRVKKASGIASPSASSFQTMTSELTGEENQKKGRPRTHPRKGSKLSNDSKRRSKAAENQKARPRDRQLIQDRLKELRDLVPDGVKCSIDGLLDRTIQHMMFLRSVTDQADKLRQVIHQES
- the LOC141689721 gene encoding transcription factor LHW-like isoform X1, whose protein sequence is MESSALRQLLQSFCYNSPWKYALFWKFQQHNQMHLTLEEVYCQTPQQRNSVEGILDNIRCNGSHRYSSHEDESKFNNEYTCTDPVELALAYMSSAQHTLADGIVGEVAHSGNYCWASADGMSIGALSFKPQCPDSWVFQFAAGIKTVLLVPVVPHGVLQLGSLNMIAEDQAVVANVKNIFFDFQQLVGRFGLISENMQLPVYSASSIMCPLVDNIMSDRTVNHIKSEHSNEISNIRQLHVASTTNLITQSKSEDISGEIHLEDMLKISTNYIGNDASVLTIYSTEGSEGCVPLYQQLNSNTTDVENRFFEFPSVPEQFHPFNGNMGALGEFATNSQSSSDRVFTTQSPFDKDADNFGTLFSFPKDCELHKALGPTKMGPHSISSRDSPILAEEDYNFSNLTSSGNFNSYTEPAVLETSGPLLKDDNDHMLEFVLGGVDFSLDKNISSSFSNIKSSTATLQPAFPKQQCQSESTLVVNDAEPQSCVTFSVMDRVKKASGIASPSASSFQTMTSELTGEENQKKGRPRTHPRKGSKLSNDSKRRSKAAENQKARPRDRQLIQDRLKELRDLVPDGVKCSIDGLLDRTIQHMMFLRSVTDQADKLRQVIHQEAAQGKNRKSANRNDGQQNGASWAYDLGSEQQLCPIIVEDLEFPGTMLIEMLCGDHGNFLDIAEVIRRLELTILKGGMENHLGSTWARFIVEVPRGFHRLDIFWPLMQLLQ